Proteins encoded together in one Streptomyces umbrinus window:
- a CDS encoding pseudouridine-5'-phosphate glycosidase, translated as MERQPDQLLEVSDEIATALAERRPVVALESSLITTDPSSETASLIEKAVRGAGAVPATIGIAGGKLVVGLTDSLIERFASTKGIPKISARDIGGALAGGGLGATTVAGTIVIAERAGIQVFTTAGIGGVHRRGEDTLDISPDLLQFRKTKMTVVSGGAKSILDHRLTAEYLETAGVPVYGYRTDRLAAFVVREADVPVTRMDDLHTAARAAEAHWQVNGPGTVLLTTPIDEQDAVDEAIVEAAITEALAQCDQEGIVGNAVSPYLMKALARASGGMLPKAGRSLLLSTARVAGEFSTALSAVQAER; from the coding sequence ATGGAACGACAGCCCGACCAGCTGCTAGAGGTCAGCGACGAGATCGCCACCGCGCTCGCGGAACGGCGTCCGGTGGTGGCGCTGGAGTCCTCGCTCATCACCACCGACCCCTCGTCCGAGACCGCCTCACTGATCGAGAAGGCGGTACGGGGCGCCGGGGCCGTACCCGCCACCATCGGGATCGCCGGCGGGAAACTCGTCGTCGGTCTGACCGACTCCCTCATCGAACGCTTCGCCTCCACCAAGGGCATTCCGAAGATCAGCGCGCGGGACATCGGCGGCGCGCTGGCCGGCGGCGGCCTCGGGGCGACGACGGTGGCCGGCACCATCGTGATCGCCGAGCGGGCCGGCATCCAGGTCTTCACCACGGCGGGCATCGGCGGTGTGCACCGCCGGGGCGAGGACACCCTCGACATCTCCCCCGACCTGCTCCAGTTCCGCAAAACGAAGATGACCGTGGTCTCCGGCGGCGCGAAGAGCATCCTGGACCACCGGCTGACCGCCGAGTACCTGGAGACCGCCGGTGTCCCCGTGTACGGGTACCGCACCGACAGGCTCGCGGCCTTCGTGGTGCGCGAAGCCGATGTGCCCGTGACCCGCATGGACGATCTGCACACCGCCGCGCGCGCCGCCGAGGCGCACTGGCAGGTCAACGGACCCGGCACGGTGCTGCTCACCACTCCCATCGACGAGCAGGACGCGGTGGACGAGGCGATCGTCGAGGCCGCCATCACCGAAGCCCTCGCCCAGTGCGACCAGGAGGGCATCGTGGGCAACGCGGTCAGCCCGTATCTGATGAAGGCGCTCGCCAGGGCCTCCGGCGGCATGCTGCCCAAGGCCGGCCGCTCCCTGCTGCTCAGCACCGCCCGGGTCGCGGGAGAGTTCTCCACCGCCCTGAGCGCCGTACAGGCCGAGCGGTGA
- a CDS encoding DUF6081 family protein → MRHKVAYAVVAAAAVVALLPATAQSAPTASQAGSGGGTVLFQDTYGTGFTTGENGNWLLQGDAEWPNGDAVVTTPGGVLNVVPTGVNPKTGDPAYARSTGPDGGADSDDHIKWIAFPNRFTAENVPGFEVPDTGSISCVHKVAGRTFGTENPFGSTVKDPASDIRLASIALITADFESRAIADFSVTNDTIYAIYERLPSDTEDYASYGYAIPLAKTARGAMHELEVRLDQSGKRVTWFVDGRQKLQTDKIGTRAFDRKYMTLDHGGTEERVELDQITCGMGLGSLLDGAKPGAADGGALVRLKHKDGFYFDPRRGEPVEQKFFDPDSKVENRLFGQGSEIRADWTKVIRRP, encoded by the coding sequence ATGAGACACAAGGTGGCGTACGCCGTGGTGGCCGCGGCGGCCGTGGTGGCGCTGCTGCCGGCGACCGCGCAGTCCGCGCCGACGGCGTCGCAGGCTGGGTCGGGCGGCGGGACCGTCCTGTTCCAGGACACGTACGGCACCGGCTTCACCACCGGTGAGAACGGCAACTGGCTGCTCCAGGGCGACGCGGAGTGGCCGAACGGGGACGCCGTCGTCACCACGCCGGGCGGGGTGCTCAACGTGGTGCCCACCGGCGTCAACCCGAAGACGGGCGACCCGGCCTACGCCCGCAGCACCGGACCGGACGGCGGCGCGGACTCGGACGACCACATCAAGTGGATCGCCTTCCCCAACCGGTTCACCGCCGAGAACGTCCCGGGCTTCGAGGTGCCGGACACCGGTTCCATCAGCTGTGTGCACAAGGTGGCGGGCCGGACCTTCGGCACCGAGAACCCGTTCGGGAGCACCGTCAAGGATCCGGCGTCCGACATCCGGCTCGCCTCGATCGCGCTGATCACCGCCGACTTCGAGTCCCGGGCGATCGCCGACTTCTCGGTGACCAACGACACCATCTACGCCATCTACGAGCGCCTGCCGAGCGACACGGAGGACTACGCCTCGTACGGTTACGCGATCCCGCTGGCCAAGACGGCGCGGGGCGCGATGCACGAGCTGGAGGTCCGGCTGGACCAGAGCGGCAAGCGGGTGACCTGGTTCGTGGACGGCCGGCAGAAGCTCCAGACCGACAAGATCGGCACGCGCGCCTTCGACCGCAAGTACATGACGCTCGACCACGGCGGCACGGAGGAGCGGGTCGAGCTCGACCAGATCACCTGCGGCATGGGGCTGGGCAGTCTGCTGGACGGGGCCAAGCCGGGCGCGGCCGACGGCGGGGCGCTGGTGCGGCTCAAGCACAAGGACGGCTTCTACTTCGATCCGCGGCGCGGTGAGCCGGTGGAGCAGAAGTTCTTCGACCCCGACAGCAAGGTCGAGAACCGGCTCTTCGGCCAGGGCTCCGAGATCAGGGCGGACTGGACGAAGGTGATCCGCAGGCCCTGA